From Neomonachus schauinslandi chromosome 12, ASM220157v2, whole genome shotgun sequence, the proteins below share one genomic window:
- the LOC110582934 gene encoding olfactory receptor-like protein OLF3 — MGTDNETWVREFILLGLSSDWDMQVFLFVLFLVMYMVTVLGNFLIILLIRLDSRLHTPMYFFLTNLSLVDVSHATSIIPQMLVHLLAAHKAVPFVSCAAQLFFSLGWGGIEFVLLAVMAYDRYVAVCNPLRYSVIMHGGLCTRLAITSWVSGSINSLIHTAITFQLPMCKNKYIDHISCEILAVVRLACVDTSSNKIIIMVSSIVLLMTPFCLVLLSYIQIISTILKIQSTEGRKKTSHTCASHLTVVVLCYGMAIFTYIQPHSSPSVLQEKLISPFYAVLTPMLNPMIYSVRNKEVKGAWQKLLGQFSGITSKLAT; from the coding sequence atgggaacaGATAACGAGACTTGGGTGAGAGAATTTATTCTCCTTGGCCTGTCCAGTGACTGGGACATGCAGGTCTTCCTCTTTGTCCTGTTCTTAGTTATGTACATGGTGACAGTGCTGGGGAACTTCCTCATCATTCTCCTCATCAGACTGGACAGCCGACTCCACACTCCCATGTACTTCTTTCTCACCAACCTCTCCCTCGTTGATGTCTCTCATGCCACAAGCATCATTCCTCAGATGTTGGTGCATCTTCTTGCAGCACATAAAGCAGTCCCATTTGTGAGCTGTGCAGCCCAGTTATTTTTctccctgggctggggtgggatTGAGTTTGTTCTACTGGCAgtgatggcctatgaccgctatgtggctgTGTGTAACCCCCTGCGATACTCGGTCATCATGCATGGAGGCCTTTGTACTAGGTTGGCCATCACATCCTGGGTCAGTGGTTCTATCAACTCTCTCATCCATACTGCCATCACGTTTCAACTGCCCATGTGCAAAAACAAGTATATTGATCACATATCATGTGAAATTTTAGCTGTGGTCAGACTAGCCTGTGTGGACACCTCCTCCAACAAGATCATAATCATGGTTTCTAGCATTGTTCTGCTGATGACACCTTTCTGCCTGGTTCTCCTGTCCTACATCCAGATCATCTCCACCATCCTAAAGATCCAGTccacagagggaagaaagaaaacctccCACACCTGTGCTTCTCACCTCACAGTGGTTGTCCTGTGCTATGGCATGGCCATTTTCACTTATATccagccccactccagcccctctGTTCTTCAGGAGAAGTTGATCTCTCCCTTCTATGCTGTGTTGACACCCATGCTGAACCCCATGATTTATAGTGTAAGGAATAAGGAGGTAAAGGGGGCCTGGCAGAAACTATTAGGGCAATTTTCTGGAATAACTTCAAAACTGGCAACTTGA